From one Humulus lupulus chromosome 8, drHumLupu1.1, whole genome shotgun sequence genomic stretch:
- the LOC133794012 gene encoding glucan endo-1,3-beta-glucosidase-like produces the protein MSFHYFSLTFSLYFLSLVAGATSLTAIGATYSPSTTATHLRPPSPERISALAISLGMNSVRLEQPDPTTVRAFLYSNTTLLLNVPNSLVPSMAANRSNAFQWLYTMVVPFFPRVKISIISVGNDILESSPENSSFLLPAMENVHLALRDLGIRKISVSTTFSFINVITSFFPPSAAQFREPALGNVISPLLQFLRDTNSSFLINVYPYNVYRMRSEIPIGYALFQEHAFGFRDDLTTGVRYRNLFDVMIDAVICAMAISGHENIPVVVTETGWPSSSGDAGEVDANPAYAELYLKGLVRHLRSGIGTPLRKEGVAETYIYEMFDKEEKQGTAKQNRTWGILYPNMTNKYNIDFSGLTRTISGGRHFWVSLIVGSIGLSLL, from the coding sequence ATGTCGTTTCACTACTTCTCCCTCACATTCTCTCTCTACTTTCTCTCTCTGGTCGCCGGAGCTACTTCTCTCACCGCCATCGGAGCCACCTACTCTCCCTCCACCACCGCGACGCACTTGCGGCCACCTTCGCCCGAACGCATCTCCGCTTTGGCGATCTCCTTAGGGATGAACTCGGTCCGACTCGAGCAACCGGACCCAACCACGGTCAGGGCCTTCCTATACTCGAACACCACGCTTCTCCTAAACGTTCCCAACTCCCTGGTCCCATCCATGGCCGCCAATCGCTCCAACGCCTTCCAGTGGCTCTACACGATGGTGGTCCCGTTCTTTCCACGGGTCAAGATCTCTATCATCTCTGTCGGCAACGACATTCTGGAAAGCTCACCGGAGAACTCGAGCTTCCTCCTCCCAGCCATGGAGAACGTCCACCTCGCTCTCCGAGATCTCGGAATTCGTAAGATCTCCGTCTCCACCACCTTCTCCTTCATTAATGTGATCACCTCCTTCTTCCCGCCCTCCGCCGCCCAATTCCGAGAACCAGCTCTAGGGAACGTGATCAGCCCCTTACTCCAGTTCTTGCGCGACACCAATTCTTCATTCTTGATCAACGTCTACCCATACAACGTGTACAGAATGCGGAGCGAAATCCCGATCGGTTACGCTCTGTTCCAAGAGCACGCATTCGGCTTCAGAGACGACCTCACCACTGGAGTCCGGTACCGGAATCTATTCGACGTGATGATCGATGCCGTGATATGCGCCATGGCGATCTCGGGTCACGAGAACATCCCCGTGGTGGTAACCGAGACGGGGTGGCCGAGCTCGAGTGGCGACGCGGGCGAAGTGGACGCGAACCCAGCATACGCGGAGCTTTACTTAAAGGGTTTAGTGAGGCACCTGAGATCGGGCATAGGAACTCCGTTGAGGAAGGAAGGGGTTGCAGAGACTTACATATACGAGATGTTCGATAAGGAAGAGAAACAGGGAACTGCTAAGCAGAACCGGACATGGGGGATTCTTTATCCTAATATGACCAACAAGTACAACATTGACTTTTCTGGCTTGACAAGGACTATTAGCGGGGGAAGGCATTTTTGGGTGAGTCTTATTGTTGGTTCAATTGGTTTATCTCTGTTATAG